TTTCTTTTAAACAAAAGGAATAGTCATAAAATAAGAAGGTGATTCGCCATTAGCGGCCTTTACTGCATTAACAATAGGAAGTACAAAGCCTAAAATAGCAACCCCTATCAGTCCTAAGATTCCCAATCCCAGTAACAAAATTGCAGGAACACTTATAATAATGTAGAGCAATAAACTTAACTGTAGATTGATTACAGCTTTTCCATGTTCGCTCATTCCCTCAACGGTACGTCTGGAAGATAGCCAGATAATCAGCGGAACAATAAATCCTCCAAATCCTGTTACATAATGCAATAATTGTGATAAATGTGTAATCGCCAAAAGTGTATTGTCCTTTCTGATTACATTTTGATTGATGATTTCCATTTTTGATTGATTTTTTGATGATGTACCATATAGGTATACATTTTTAGAGAAATGTTACAGGAGTTACGTAATTTGTATTTTTGTCAATATGTTAAATGTAGATACTATAATTGCTTTAGCGACTCCATCGGGTATCGGTGCCATTGCGGTAATACGGGTTTCTGGACCTGATTCCATTACGATTTCGGATACCGTTTTTAAATCCATAAAAGGAAAAAAACTAGTTCAGCAAAAAAGCCACACCATTCATTTAGGTCACATCGTAGAAAACGATAAAATTCTGGACAAAGTTTTAGTATCCATATTTAAGACGCCCCACTCCTACACCGGTGAAAATATTGTGGAGATTTCTTGTCACGGTTCACCCTATATTCAGCAACAAGTGATTCAACTATTTTTGCGAAAAGGGTGCAGGACAGCTACTGCAGGCGAGTTCACCTTACGAGCTTTTTTAAATGGAAAAATGGACCTTAGCCAAGCGGAGGCGGTTGCAGACCTTATTGCAAGCGATAGTGCCGCTGCACACGAAGTCGCCATACAACAGATGCGAGGTGGCTTCAGCAATGAAATACAACAACTACGTGAAGAGCTATTAAACTTTGCCTCATTGATCGAGCTGGAGCTGGATTTTTCACAAGAAGATGTAGAATTCGCCGACCGCGGTGAATTCAATACCTTATTGAATCGTATAAGTGAGGTCTTAAAAAAGTTGATAGATTCCTTTGCTTTAGGCAATGTCGTAAAAAATGGTATCCCAGTAGCAATAGTCGGAGAGCCCAATGTTGGTAAATCAACACTCTTAAATACGCTTTTGAACGAAGAGCGAGCAATCGTAAGCGATATAGCGGGTACCACCCGCGATACTGTTGAGGACCAAATTAGTGTGGGTGGTATCAATTTTAGGTTCATTGATACCGCGGGCATCAGAAAGACAAAAGATGTAGTTGAGCAAATAGGAATTCAACGAACCTTTGAGAAAATAGAAAAGGCCAGATTGATCATCTTTATTTTTGATAGTCCGGATTTTGATAGGTCTGAATTGAAAAGTATACAGAAGATGTACCCCACTAAAGAAATACTGCCAATCTGTAATAAAGTCGATGCCCTGAACGATCAACAAGTTGATATACTCAAACAAGAAGTTCCCGGTGTGATGTTTTTGTCGGCCAAACATGGAACCGGAATATTAAGTTTGGAAGAAAAACTATTATCACTCGTCGATTCAGGTGCTTTGAGCGGTGACCAGACCATTGTCACCAACAACAGGCATTACGATGCCCTGATCAAAGCATTGGAGGAAATTCAAAAAGTAAAAGAAGGAATGGAAATTGGGTTGGCCAGCGATTTAATGGCCATAGACATTAGACAGGCCCTTTTTCATTTGGGTGAAATTACAGGAAGCGTGACTACAGATGATTTACTGGGAAATATTTTTTCTAATTTTTGTATCGGGAAGTAAGCCTGATTCTTTCATTATTTATTCATTGGGACATTAGGTATTTTAATCGATTTTTTATAACAATCAACTGATTTCTTTGAACATTAGCCAGATACCAATTTTATTGTATCAAATCAATATTGCCCCATGCTACTATACTGAATGTTTTTTAACCTTTTAAACAATGAATGGTTTATGAGGAAAGTAAATCAATGAAAAATAAAATTCGAAGTAAAATAGTAAATTTCTTATCTTCTACTGTTGGTGCATTCCTTGTATATATTGCACCCTCTAAAGCTAAAGAATTAGCTTCAAAAGGGATGACTTTGGTAATGGATAAAGATTTAACCATTTTGGAAAAGTTAATGCGTAGGGCAATCCTTCGAAAACTAGAAAAAAATGGAAATTTTGACACTTTGGCGGATTTTCATCAAAACTTTTGGGTGGAAAAAGGAGACAACTTCTTTACGGCCAATGACAGTCAATTGGAAAATGTATTTATACCGAGTTGCGATTTTATTTTTGATCTCCTGAAAAATCAACTGACTAAGGAAACTGAAAAATTCACGACAATTGTGGAAATTGGAACAGGAAATGGTACCGTTTTGAA
The nucleotide sequence above comes from Flagellimonas sp. HMM57. Encoded proteins:
- the mnmE gene encoding tRNA uridine-5-carboxymethylaminomethyl(34) synthesis GTPase MnmE is translated as MLNVDTIIALATPSGIGAIAVIRVSGPDSITISDTVFKSIKGKKLVQQKSHTIHLGHIVENDKILDKVLVSIFKTPHSYTGENIVEISCHGSPYIQQQVIQLFLRKGCRTATAGEFTLRAFLNGKMDLSQAEAVADLIASDSAAAHEVAIQQMRGGFSNEIQQLREELLNFASLIELELDFSQEDVEFADRGEFNTLLNRISEVLKKLIDSFALGNVVKNGIPVAIVGEPNVGKSTLLNTLLNEERAIVSDIAGTTRDTVEDQISVGGINFRFIDTAGIRKTKDVVEQIGIQRTFEKIEKARLIIFIFDSPDFDRSELKSIQKMYPTKEILPICNKVDALNDQQVDILKQEVPGVMFLSAKHGTGILSLEEKLLSLVDSGALSGDQTIVTNNRHYDALIKALEEIQKVKEGMEIGLASDLMAIDIRQALFHLGEITGSVTTDDLLGNIFSNFCIGK
- a CDS encoding DUF4870 domain-containing protein, with product MEIINQNVIRKDNTLLAITHLSQLLHYVTGFGGFIVPLIIWLSSRRTVEGMSEHGKAVINLQLSLLLYIIISVPAILLLGLGILGLIGVAILGFVLPIVNAVKAANGESPSYFMTIPFV